The Lathyrus oleraceus cultivar Zhongwan6 chromosome 5, CAAS_Psat_ZW6_1.0, whole genome shotgun sequence genome includes the window ATAGTCAACAAGGAGCTTGATTTATACTTGAATGTTCATACCAAGTCCAATCAATACAACTTCAATCCAAGCAGCTTGACAAACAAATGAACAACTAGCAATATATTCGGCCTCACAGCTAGATAGAGCCATTACATGTTGCTTCTTAGAGATCCAAGAGATTGGAGCTCCTTGAAACTTGAAGTCATAACCTGTGATACTCCTGCTATCTCACTACACCAGTCTGAATCACAAAATCCTATCACCTCTTATTTGCTTCTTTTTCTTCCATATGAGAAGAATACAACATGCCTCAAGATTCCCTTGATGTATCTTGGTACTCTTTTTTCCAACCAGTAGATGAGACTTCCTTGGATAATGCATGAATTTGCTTAGTACTCCTACAACAAAGTTGATATTTGATCGACTCTTGCATAGGTACCTCAATGATCCAATCATCTGCTTGTCCAGGGTGGCATCTACCCTTTCTTCATCATTATCTTCTTCTAGCTTCTGACCTGATTCAACAGGAGTCACAACAACAATGCAGTTCAACATGTTGAATCTTTTCAGCAAGTCAATAGCATACTTAGTTTGATTCAAGATTATTCCACCTTCTTTAGAAACTCCATACCAAGGAAGTGGGATAAGTTACCCAtatctgacatttcaaattctgACTTCATTGTACTCTTGAGGTTTTCAATTTCCAATTGAGATTCTCTAGTTATCAAGAGGTCATCCACATATAAACATACCAACAATAGTATTTCACATTGCTTTCATTTTACATACACACCATACTCAACTAAACATCTTTTAAAGCCATGACTAATGAAGAAAACATCAATTATCATGTTCTAGGCTCTTGGTGTCTGCTTCAAACCATACAAAGCCTTGCATAGTCTATACACTATATGTTTTTCCCTTTACTTTAAATCCTGGGGTTGAGACACATATACCTCTTCATCAAAAGAACCATTTAGGAAGGAAGATTTTACATCCATGTGTGACAAAGTCCACCTTCTACTGAAAGCTAATGTCACTATAAGTCTTATAGTTTCATGCCTTGCTACTTGTGCAAATACCTCAGAGTAATCCATACCTTGTCTTTGAAGGAAACCCTTTGCCACAAGTCTAGCTTTGTGATTCACTATTGTTCCTTTTGGACTCAACTTTACTTTGAAAATCCACTTCACATCAATTGACTTCTTTCTTTCTGGTAGTTGATTCAGTTTCCATGTGCCACATTTTTCAATTGAATTAATTTCCTCCTTCATTCCATCTTTCCACACTTTGTCTTGCATTGCATCCTGATAATTCAGTGGTTTTGCACCTGCTAACATTGTCAAGTGTATTATTTCTCCTTCCCCCATCCACTGTATTGTAAAACACAATTTCATAATCATTCAGCCTTGTCGGTATCTGTCTCTTTCTGGTTGGTCTTGCCCTCTTAGAAGAATTCACTCCATCAACTAGAGTCTTAGTTAAGTTTCGATTCACTTCATCAGAATCAAACTGCATTGGAGCCTGCATTAGAACCACTCTTGTTCTTTTTCCATCTTAGTTCCAATCCTAGGATTCTGCTTCTCTGATGATTACATCTCTACTAACCACCAATTTCTCAGTAACTGGATTATATAACCTATATGCTCCAGTTGGATGGTAACCAACTAAGATCATATGTTCACTTTTATCTTAAAGTTTGGTCCTTCTTTCATCTAACACATGTATATAGCATAAGGATCCAAATACGTTGAGATGAGTGATGCAAGGCTTGCTTCCTGACCGATATTCTTCTAGCACCCGATTCTTTAAATTCTTGGTGGGACATCTATTTAGAACATAAGCAGCAGTAAACATTGTTTCACCCCGGAATTATGGGGCAATGACTTTTTTTTCAACATGCTCCTAGCCATTTCAACCAAGCTTTTATCGTTCTTTCAACCATACTATTATGTTGAGGTGTGTAGGGTGGGGTTACTTCATGCAAGATGTCATTTTCATAACATAATTGCTTGAATTCATGGTAATTGCATTCCCCTCCTCCATCTGTCCTGAGTATCTTAATGAGTCTTCCACTTTGTTTTTCAGTCATAACCTTAAACCTTTTGAACATGTTTAAAGTTTCTCCTTTGGCCTTTATCAGGTATACCCACGTCATTCTACTAAATTTATCCACAAATGAGATTAAGTACTAACTTCCTCCTCAAGAAAGAGTTTCAAAAGGACTAAAAAAGTCGGATGAAACTACATTCAGTACATGTTTGGCTCTCATTGACAATTGCTTTATAAAAGGTAACCTACTTTACTTCCCAGGCATGCACATGTCACATGCTTTATCAAGTATCATTATCTTAGACAATCATTCTACTAAGTTCATAGTATTCAGCTTTCCTGGACTTCTAAAATTCAGATGCACATACCTTTTGTGCCAAAGTCAACTTTCTTCATCAAGAATTGATGAATAAAGACATTTTGATTCAGAGGCCATCAAACTAGCCTTCCAAATTTTGTTTCTGGTCAGAATTTATTTCAGAATCATTCTCTTCTTCTTGTCATATAGCTTTAGTAAGCCTCCTTCCATGATTACTGAATCCTTTCTCTACCAACTGACCAATGCTCAGCATATTACATTGCATACCAGGGACAAATAACACATCTTCTATCAATGTTTTTTTGTCATCCTTTCTTTGTATGACAATTTTTTCTATGCCTGCTACCATTAAGCTTATGCTATCTGCCAGCTTCACACTTGTCTTCTTGTTTGAGTTAAAGCCAGTCAACCACCCCTTGTGTCCAGTCATGTGGTTAGAACAACCAGAGTCTAAGTACCACACCATCAGAGGCTGGAGCCCCTTTAGAGATAGTTATAATCAGCATGACAAAGTCTGAGTCTGAATCATCTTGCACCATGTTAGCTTCCTCTGCACCAGTCTTTTTCTTTCCCTTTTCAAACCAGCCATTTGAATCAAAGTGACCATACTTCTCACAATTGAAGCATTGAATCTTTCTCTTGTCTTGAAATTTTTTCTTGTTCTGAAATTTGCTAGATCCTCTTCCTTCTTTAGAGGATCGGGTCTTTCTTCAAACTTCTTCTCTCTTTGCTATCTAGCGTGGCTTCTCTCTGGTGCATTCATTTTCCTTGTTTTCGTCTTCTTATCATGTCAATAGAACCTCCCTTTTTTTGAATGAGCAATCAATGCATGTTCAGAATTTTTGTCTATCTCTCTCTGATTCAGTCTTAGTTCTCTAGCTTCTAGAGATTCTTGCAGATCCTCCATCTTCATTGTTTTCAGATCTTTATTTTTCTCAATTGTTATTACTATCATATCATATTGAGAAGTGATACTTCAAAGTACCTTTTCAACCTTCATTTGCTCTGCTAGGGTCTCTCCAGAACTCTTCATCTGGTTAGTTAAATCTTGAACCCTTGTGAAGAAATCTGATATCGATTCACCATTTTTCATGTGCAGTATCTCATACTAATTTTTCAAAGATTGGAGACGCGCCTTCTTAACCTTGGCATCTCCGTCATAGTTTTTTTTCCTTCAAAATATCTCATGCTTATCTCGAAGTTACAGCATGAGATATTTTATCAAACACCTTTGCTTCAACACATTGGTGAATGTAAAATAGAGTCTTCTAATCTTTCTTCTTGACTTCCTTATTTGCTGTCTTTTGAACATCTATTGCATTTTCTGCAACCGGTTGAAGCCTTTCTGCTACATACTCAGACACATCTTGAACATCGAAGATAACTCACATCTGAATACACCATTTTTTTAAATTCTTGTCATCAAGAACTGAAAGATTCGTAGGGAAATTGTTTCCGCCTATTCCAACCAACTATTGAATCTAGATCAGaaccagactctgataccatATGTTGGTGTTATCACACCTTACATATGTGGAAGTTAATTGAAAGAAAGATAGAAAATATTGGAATGAAAGGGAAGAAGCGAGACGATGAATGAGAAGAGATGATTGTTATTATTGAAAGGATTGTTCAATATTACATAAATAGTTAGTATTTATACACATGTAATAACTAACTAACTATCTAAACTTGAATTAATACACAACACAAAGCTCTCCTTAGAGTCAAATCCTTACAGTATATGATGGGAAGTAAAGTTATTAAGCTAATGATATACATAGTATCTTCATGCTTTTGTCCAACATAGATGATGCTGTTAAACTATAAAAATCCTATGTACAGTCTGCATTCTACAAAATAGATGGTGGAGGAACATGACACTTTGGAATGAGTTAACTCATTATAATAGACTGTAGATGAGATTCAATGAATCACCtgacaatatttttattttgaCTTCCTAATACTTGGCATATCTTGCGCCAAATATATCTTTATTTAATAAATTTgaacttttaaaaaaaatatacaCTAATAGAATCCAAAAACTCAGTTTTGAAGATATACACCGTGGTTTTATCACATGACACAGTAGCAGCACATGAAACTGGCAGATACAATAATCTATCAAGAAACACACTTAATTTCTTTCCTCCCAATAGGAAGAATCAAGGTGGACAGGATAAAGGTCTACAGCTGATGAAGATGTAGCAGTCCATGATCCATCATTCAATATACTCTGACTTTGTGAGGTACTACTTATATTATTTTCTTCCTTCTGGTAGTAATACTGTCTCATTACTTCTAACTTCTTTCCATCCATTACTTCACTTGAATCTGAAACAAATTCTGGAACCGCATTCCTTCCTTCAAGGAAACTTACCACCGACGACATGGACGGCCTAAGGTTTGAAGTCACATTAGTGCATAGAAGAGCCACGTTGATTACCACCATAGCTTCCTTTTTGTTGAAATCTGAACCTAATCTTCTATCAACTAGCTCCATTAGATCACCCCTCTCCTTCAACAAATGTGCCTGTTGAAAGGGGAAGGAAAACAAAGAAGAGTTTGATTTGAAACCCAGGTGATTTACACCAAATTGAGGCCACTAGATGTCACTTAGATGCTTCATGAAATTAAGATTGTAGAAATTGACAGTAACTATGAAAGGTTTTGCACAATTACTCTTCTAGAAAATATTTAAAAAGCTCCTTTTTTTATCTCTTCATTGTCCTAGTAAAATGTATTCCTTACTAAGAAATGTTCAATATATTTTCAAAATTAGCATTCTGTTTCTTAATTTTTCCTTTAGCTAGGTTGCTGCTTCTTGTTGGTCTGAGCAAGAAAAAGGGTAAATAATTTTATTCTCTTCAGAATTGAATTATTAGCTGAAAAATGAACATCAATATATGTATGACACGGAACGATTTGTAAGTAGATTGTACAATGGATAAAATCTAATTTACATGACCAATTGAGATCAAAAAATTACCCAATCAAGAAGATAGAAAGCTTCCTCCTTCGATCGATACAGGGTGTTGCTCTTTCCACTAACGATTTCCAAGGCAACAATTCCAAAGCTATAAACATCTGCTTTGTCCGTCAAATAACCATGCATTGCATATTCAGGAGCCATATATCCACTGCATATAATTGGAAAGTTTCATTGAAATAACTTTGATATAAGCATACAACTTGATATCAAACTTTTAGTTAATAAAAATATGTAATTTGAATTGAATATAATCACTTTTTGCATTACGTATTAATAAACTAGGAGAAGACAAGGATTATAGTTACTCACTAGGTACCAGCAATTCTTGTACTAATGTGAGTATTGTCCTCCTCATCAAGCTTGGCCAAACCAAAATCAGATATCTTTGGGTCAAGATTCGTATCAAGCAGTACATTAGTGGCCTTGATGTCCCTGTGAACAACCTTCAGTCTTGATTCTTCATGGAGGTATGCTAAACCTTTAGCAATACCAACACAAATCTTCTGCCTTGTTGGCCAATCTAATTTAATTTGGTGTTCCTCTGGACCTTTATTTGTAATTGTAAAAAATAATCAGAAACTGATACCACATAGTCACGTGCTAAGTTAGAAATTGTGGACTGTCACATAAATAGAAACCTGAAATAGGAAAAATTACCAAATAAAGCCCGAGCTAGACTATTGTTTTCCAGGTATTCATATATCAGCAACAACTGATCTCCCTCCACACAGCAACCATGGAGTTTAACAAGATAGGGGTGTTGCAAAGCAGAAATCATGCCTATCTCATTTAAGAACTCACGATTCCCTTGCTTTGATTTAGAAGAAAGTTGCTTTACTGCTATCAATGTCCCATTGGGTAAACATCCCTGCATTTTGAGGAATGCTATTTTGTTAAGAGTTGAAATagaaatttctgaaaaatatATGTAATATTATAGTAATAGGGTGACACACGAGAGGATTTGTTAAATTATGCAAAATACCTTATACACGGGACCAAAGCCTCCTTCTCCAATCTTATTGGAAATATCAAAGTTATTTGTAGCTGCTTTGATTTGTCTTAAGGTAAATAACCCCGTTTGAACGTCCAAACTCTTCAACTCTGTTAATTGAAGTAAAAGAAAGATCAAAGATCTCTTACACTCAGAAAATTACACATGGACACTGCATCGACAATCCTTTTTTGGTAAGCATGCAACTTTCTTTTATCAAAATAAAACTAGTCTCACGTTCAATAACAAGATATACTAATAAAAGTACATGTTCAAACTTCACTCAATTACAAAACATGAGCAGTTTCTTTTATCACATGATTATTCATATGTTAGCAAAAAGTTTGATAATAATGGCAACAAAAGAAATTCATTTGTAATCACCTCTTGCTAATGATTCTTTCTTCCCGAAACATCCTTTCCACCAAAGTATACCAAATACTAGAATGATAACAATTGTTGTTGCAACCACAATTCCAACCACAGCTCCTGCAGATATGCTTCCAGGTGGAGAGTCTGCTTGATCATTATAGACAAGACATTCTAAATATTAGATCATATACCTTGGAGATCATAGTATAATAAGATTAGGAGTGTAGAAAGTATAACCCACTAGATTCCACTGATATGGCCGATATAAGAGGACCAAATACTGATCTATTTGGAAGAGACTGTGTCCCTTTTCCAGCCCAATACAAACGGATCTCCAAGGTACTATTAGTAACAGAAACATCTTTGAACTGTTTTATGACTTTCTTACCAACTCCTCCCGCTTCTTTTGCAATATTGAAGTCCTTTTGCACCGGATTTCCCTGTAACATTTCAATCACAATCATAATGTTACACGGTGATTACAAACCTACAAGTATTTTAATCATTGATTTGTATTAGAAATTGTTAAGAGTTTCACACCGGACAATATATGTCTAAACATGTGCttataagtgggggcaatccTAATCCTACAAGTCAGTTTTTTATGGATGAGTTAGACCCAACTTAAATTCTAAGATGGTATCAGAGCCTAGTTTAAGTCCGCTGGGTCACCTGCTATCAGGTTTCCGCTATAGGGAtacccaccatttatttccacaCTCATGATGTTGAGTCTTGTGCGTGAAGCGGTGTATTAAGAATCCCACATTGcacaatatatggcctgaacatgtgcTTATAAGTGGGGACAATTTTCTCCCTATAAATCGGTTTTGTATGGTTGAGTTAGACCTAACTACAACTTTAATCATGGTATTTAAGTCTGGTTTAAGATCCGTTGGTCACCTGCTATCAGGTTTCTGGTAtcgggccacccaccatttattttCATGCTCCAAATGTTCAGTCCTGAGTGTGAGGGTGTGTGTTAAGAGTCCTACATCCGATAATAAATCGTTTGAACATGTGCTTATAAGTGGGTACAATCCTCACCCTACAATTTAGTTTTGTATGAATGAGTTACGTCCAACCTCAACTCTTAACAGAAATATTGTAGAATTTGATTTTATAAATAATGCCAAACAAGAGAACTGCTAATCAGAAAAAGATTTCAATCACATTCTTCATTTTTAATCGAATAAAATAGTTTGACAGTGTTCCTATTGGAACCTAATGATCACGTGACTAATGGCCTTAATTCATTTCTTATGAAACACcaagtgattattgaaataaaATTGTTAAACCAAATACCTGAAGGTAGATATCAAATACACGTCTTCCAAGACTACCATAAGTTTGATCGTCTGTGAACATTATTTCAGCAAAATGAAGATTTACTGTGTAGCTTCCATTTTCCAGACAAAACCCATAATAAGTCAAAGAAATGGGAGAACCACGTGCACTCATGTACAACTTAGCATCTTCCATAGTAAGTGGAGTAAATTTTGGCGAATAAGTTTCTCCAAGTTGATCACCATCAATAAACATACCAGTGGTGCTAAATGCCCATTTTCCTGTTGGACTGACATGGAGTTTAGCTGGTCCAGGTGAATCTGAATCGTCATCATAACTTGCTCCATTGACTTTTTCTTGCTTTCCACCACAATTTATATAAAGGGAGTATGAGGCTGGATTGAGCAGCTCATGTGAGTTGACTTTGAAAATATTAATGAATCAAAGAAAAATAAGGAAAAATATATTCTTTGAAAATTATTTTTCTATACTCattctctttctctctttctaACTATCCTGTTTTTGTTATGGTAAATTATATAACTCTAGATAGTCAAACAAAAGTCACGGTTTATTCTGCCAATATTTTTTATACACACAGCCTGATTGTAGTGTGTCAAAAGTAAATTTAGGGAACTAGAAGACAACACATTTGTCCTTTTCAACCAACAAAATTTATGTTTGTGCTGAAAAATCTACAATATCATGCTTGGACTATTGTAAAGTAAACTTAAGGAATCTAGACACTAAAAGAAAACCCTTTTAGTTCCACTTATCCCTCTAATATCAAACATCTTGGAATCAAgattattttataattaaaaaattaataagTGATCTATTGATAAATTGAGTGGAAGAATTTTATTAACCTACATCATTTGATAAAATACCAATGGAAAGAGAAGATATAACTCCTATCAAAATATGTTGTTCTAAACATGTTTGTCTTTGGTCCTTCTGCTCTTGTACCTctaagattttttttaaaaagcaAAAATGTAAAGATTTTAGCTGTCTATAGGAAAGTGACAACGAAGAAACTCACGTTTTTTAGGACATGCTCTCAAACATGAAACTGTTCCTCTGAGAGAATGATGGAAGGAATAGAATATGTTAGCATGATTAGTATAATAAGATTTAAAAATAATAAGAGAGAAAtggaaatatatatatatatatatatgaccAAACTTACATGTTATTGTTTGCCCATGAGGTAGAAAACAAGTTTCTGTGACATATTAGAAAAAGTGATGTCTTAGAAAGGTTGTTAAGTTTGCAAACAAATGCACACAAATGCAGGGATTCTTACAATTTATCACTTTGACATAGCTGACTTTCTTGGATGATGCTGAAGTTATTGTATGAAAGATCTCTATATTCAGGTCATAAAATTTGATTCAGAATATGAAAACAATAATATAATCAGAGACTTAATCCTAGGCTCTTTCCTACCAAGATTATGCAACTAGGATTCCTAAACCAGAAAGAGAAGAACAATAGAAAACTATCTAAGAAAATTAAGAAAAAAACTTCTTCATTCATTGATTCTAATCATGAAACAGTGCAATGCTTATATAAGCCAATGCATAATCATAGTAAGATAACTACTACACTACACAATGGCGTTGCTTAGTAAGAAACTACAAAATATGCCTAAAGGATTCTATTCTAGAATAATCAAGACGAGTCGTTG containing:
- the LOC127086128 gene encoding probable leucine-rich repeat receptor-like serine/threonine-protein kinase At3g14840, with product MSTSSQILFLSFIAIWFMSLTAFGADTIHPDEKKALEDIAKSLGKKDWDFDIDPCSNKPNWATPKPTPITPRLSIVENNVTCNCSIAGDNFCHVVSITLKGQNLPGTLPPELARLHYLQIIDLSRNYLNGTIPKEWGSMVNLLNITLPGNRLTGSIPKEIAKISTLIHLELTANQMSGNITSELGNLPQIRTLRISSNNFSGELPATLAKLTTLRDFHISDNQFLGKIPDFIQNWTNINMLIIQGSGLSGPIPSKISLLRNLTDLRISDLNGSEYAPLPQLDNLTLLEKLILRNCNINGTLPENLSTMTSLKYLDFSFNKFRGKIPSTYAYINGVKFIFLTGNLLTGQIPSWKKNIDVDLSYNNFSIIQESQLCQSDKLNLFSTSWANNNIGTVSCLRACPKKPSYSLYINCGGKQEKVNGASYDDDSDSPGPAKLHVSPTGKWAFSTTGMFIDGDQLGETYSPKFTPLTMEDAKLYMSARGSPISLTYYGFCLENGSYTVNLHFAEIMFTDDQTYGSLGRRVFDIYLQGNPVQKDFNIAKEAGGVGKKVIKQFKDVSVTNSTLEIRLYWAGKGTQSLPNRSVFGPLISAISVESNSPPGSISAGAVVGIVVATTIVIILVFGILWWKGCFGKKESLARELKSLDVQTGLFTLRQIKAATNNFDISNKIGEGGFGPVYKGCLPNGTLIAVKQLSSKSKQGNREFLNEIGMISALQHPYLVKLHGCCVEGDQLLLIYEYLENNSLARALFGPEEHQIKLDWPTRQKICVGIAKGLAYLHEESRLKVVHRDIKATNVLLDTNLDPKISDFGLAKLDEEDNTHISTRIAGTYGYMAPEYAMHGYLTDKADVYSFGIVALEIVSGKSNTLYRSKEEAFYLLDWAHLLKERGDLMELVDRRLGSDFNKKEAMVVINVALLCTNVTSNLRPSMSSVVSFLEGRNAVPEFVSDSSEVMDGKKLEVMRQYYYQKEENNISSTSQSQSILNDGSWTATSSSAVDLYPVHLDSSYWEERN